From Candidatus Eremiobacterota bacterium, the proteins below share one genomic window:
- a CDS encoding ABC transporter substrate-binding protein: MQETTSASVTSNIYETLVRFDRRSFDTIPSLALSWTVKDSRVWTFALRKNVKFHDGTLCDAWAVKFNFDRQRDPRHPFHYPSYGRFHCYDSLFGSYRNAIEKVEVLDPYTLRIVLLQPDCMFLRKIALPYFAIVSPASVKKWKDEFYQNPVGTGPFRFTEWRKPSRIVLSSNRDYWGKKPFLDRIIFEPYRDPVSCLRQLERGNLDLVSLEAYHSADDLKNRENITVVKLPRLHLCYLALNCLRFPFQQKNARLALSYLVNRQELCSRTPMIAASAVIPPGMPGYVRHESFPYNLKKGSALAAQCRWPSRMVMLCPEGSLPTMADPGGIALKVSEYLRKGGVKVTVQKLPYGEFARRVRYGEYELALWGAMDETGDADTFLTTSWDPMNARQGGSNVCFYQNAEIGELLVKARRTPEKGKRAACYKKIQELLLADMPMVPLGYQSQAVAFQQRVRDFSPHPSGLFVLDEVWLAR, encoded by the coding sequence TTGCAGGAGACCACCTCTGCCTCAGTGACTTCCAACATCTACGAGACTCTTGTGCGCTTTGACCGCAGGTCCTTTGACACGATCCCTTCTCTCGCGCTCTCGTGGACCGTCAAGGACTCAAGGGTCTGGACCTTTGCGCTCAGAAAGAATGTGAAGTTCCATGACGGCACCCTCTGTGATGCCTGGGCGGTGAAATTCAATTTTGACAGGCAGAGGGACCCCCGCCATCCCTTTCATTATCCTAGCTACGGGCGCTTCCATTGCTATGATTCCCTTTTCGGGAGCTACCGCAATGCTATCGAGAAAGTGGAGGTCCTCGATCCTTATACGCTGAGGATCGTGCTTCTTCAGCCTGACTGCATGTTTCTCAGGAAGATCGCCCTCCCCTATTTTGCCATTGTGAGCCCTGCCTCGGTGAAGAAATGGAAGGACGAGTTTTATCAAAATCCCGTGGGAACAGGGCCTTTCAGGTTCACCGAATGGAGAAAGCCGAGCAGAATAGTGCTTTCCTCCAACAGGGACTACTGGGGGAAGAAGCCCTTCCTGGACCGCATTATTTTCGAGCCTTACCGAGACCCTGTTTCATGCCTGAGGCAGCTTGAGAGGGGGAACCTTGACCTGGTGAGCCTCGAGGCTTACCACTCTGCCGATGACCTTAAGAACAGGGAAAACATCACCGTGGTGAAGCTCCCGCGTCTCCACCTCTGCTATCTGGCTCTCAACTGCCTGAGGTTTCCCTTCCAGCAGAAAAATGCCCGCCTGGCCCTTTCGTACCTGGTGAACAGGCAGGAGCTCTGCTCGAGAACCCCCATGATAGCCGCCTCTGCAGTCATCCCGCCCGGCATGCCGGGTTATGTGAGGCATGAGAGCTTTCCCTATAACCTGAAAAAGGGCAGTGCCCTTGCCGCGCAATGCCGATGGCCTTCCAGGATGGTGATGCTCTGCCCCGAGGGGAGCCTTCCCACCATGGCCGATCCTGGGGGAATTGCCCTCAAGGTGAGCGAATACCTCAGGAAAGGCGGGGTAAAAGTGACGGTGCAGAAGCTCCCCTACGGTGAGTTCGCCAGGAGGGTCCGTTACGGCGAGTATGAGCTTGCCCTGTGGGGAGCAATGGACGAGACCGGTGATGCCGATACGTTCCTTACCACGTCGTGGGATCCAATGAATGCAAGGCAGGGGGGGAGCAATGTCTGCTTTTACCAGAACGCTGAGATCGGAGAGCTCCTTGTGAAGGCCCGCAGAACGCCGGAAAAGGGAAAAAGGGCGGCTTGTTATAAAAAGATACAGGAGCTGCTTTTGGCAGATATGCCTATGGTGCCTCTGGGATATCAGTCCCAGGCAGTGGCTTTCCAGCAGCGGGTCAGGGATTTTTCCCCCCACCCTTCGGGGCTTTTCGTGCTCGATGAGGTATGGCTCGCCAGGTAA
- a CDS encoding GNAT family N-acetyltransferase: MEVIGLTSEHAGRIHELEAQVYPPELTAGEEVIRKNLESAVEGNENLSWGVFDGDTLVGYLIAWVTGSLVEGREKEDVVLVEDIAVLPGYQSVFFTLLEALAEDARSRGGELAIEGTSREDVFRIYTRHEGTFKDLGYFIAGSHEYWDEEIQETMVWVRFEPLEREPGDQDSDEPSEEEESPGEEETSVEGRDEPPGQTA; this comes from the coding sequence ATGGAAGTAATAGGGCTGACAAGTGAACATGCCGGGAGGATCCATGAGCTCGAGGCTCAGGTCTATCCCCCTGAGCTCACTGCCGGTGAAGAGGTGATAAGGAAGAATCTTGAGTCTGCAGTGGAGGGAAATGAGAACCTGAGCTGGGGCGTTTTTGATGGCGATACCCTGGTGGGATACCTTATCGCCTGGGTCACCGGGAGCCTTGTGGAGGGAAGGGAGAAGGAGGATGTCGTGCTGGTTGAGGACATTGCCGTGCTCCCCGGCTACCAGAGCGTCTTTTTCACGCTCCTTGAGGCCCTCGCGGAAGATGCCCGCTCCAGGGGTGGCGAGCTTGCCATTGAAGGCACCTCCAGAGAGGATGTCTTCAGGATATATACGCGCCACGAAGGCACTTTCAAGGACCTGGGCTATTTCATAGCGGGGTCTCATGAATACTGGGATGAAGAGATCCAGGAAACTATGGTGTGGGTCCGCTTTGAGCCCCTTGAAAGGGAGCCCGGTGACCAGGACAGCGATGAGCCCTCAGAGGAGGAAGAATCCCCCGGGGAGGAAGAGACCTCCGTGGAGGGGCGCGACGAGCCGCCGGGCCAGACTGCCTAG
- a CDS encoding 6-bladed beta-propeller has protein sequence MSKKGFLWLALLVTTLVLGILIYFFIMSQGDQPPSSSTPLGKPGFNPGELKNPCGVALDEGGFIYVADTGNNRVQKFDGKMRLVHMWGEKGTDNGQFDTPVRLALDSAGNVYVTDSSNNRVQKFSRDGRFLMEIGSLGQETGYMAQPTGIFVDRKGNIFIADTENNRIQKFSPEGQFIFTFGDSGSGAGQFNSPWDVAVDSMNNIYVADTMNHRIQKFNQEGQYIDRWGTEGSGKNQFVKPLALAIDSKDNLMVVDSGNYRIVKYSCGGKYLLEWGSRGSGAMQFEAPEAVTVDSQGDIYLADSGNDRIQKMERFKGFDTLKKGSKGGLFTKPAHSPTEEGPLPEGSSSPGAPTDFSAPTKPMPTGQQPTEDL, from the coding sequence ATGAGCAAGAAAGGTTTCCTGTGGCTTGCCCTGCTTGTGACGACCCTTGTTCTGGGCATTCTGATATACTTTTTCATCATGAGCCAGGGGGATCAGCCGCCTTCATCATCGACACCGCTGGGAAAACCGGGATTCAACCCGGGAGAGCTCAAGAACCCATGCGGCGTCGCCCTTGACGAGGGCGGCTTCATTTACGTGGCCGACACGGGGAACAACCGTGTCCAGAAGTTTGACGGCAAGATGAGACTTGTGCACATGTGGGGTGAGAAAGGCACCGACAACGGCCAGTTCGACACTCCCGTGAGGCTTGCCCTTGACAGCGCGGGGAATGTCTATGTGACTGACAGCAGCAACAACAGGGTCCAGAAATTTTCCCGTGATGGAAGGTTTCTGATGGAGATCGGCTCCCTCGGCCAGGAGACTGGCTATATGGCCCAGCCCACGGGGATTTTCGTTGACAGGAAAGGCAATATTTTCATCGCCGACACGGAAAACAACCGCATCCAGAAGTTCTCGCCCGAGGGCCAGTTTATCTTCACCTTCGGTGATTCCGGTTCAGGGGCGGGGCAGTTCAACAGCCCCTGGGACGTGGCCGTGGACTCGATGAACAACATCTATGTGGCTGACACCATGAACCACCGGATCCAGAAATTCAACCAGGAGGGCCAGTACATTGACCGCTGGGGCACCGAGGGCAGCGGGAAGAACCAGTTTGTCAAGCCCCTGGCGCTTGCCATAGACAGCAAGGACAACCTCATGGTGGTTGATTCCGGGAATTACCGCATCGTGAAGTATTCCTGCGGAGGGAAGTATCTTCTCGAGTGGGGGAGCAGGGGTTCGGGAGCCATGCAGTTCGAGGCCCCCGAAGCCGTCACCGTGGACTCTCAAGGTGATATTTACCTTGCCGACTCCGGAAATGACAGGATCCAGAAAATGGAGCGCTTCAAAGGCTTTGATACCCTCAAGAAGGGGTCGAAGGGAGGCCTTTTCACGAAACCGGCCCACTCTCCCACTGAGGAGGGCCCTCTCCCCGAGGGGTCATCTTCACCGGGAGCGCCGACGGATTTTTCAGCCCCCACGAAGCCTATGCCCACAGGCCAGCAGCCTACGGAAGATCTCTGA
- the metK gene encoding methionine adenosyltransferase, whose amino-acid sequence MEMERFLFTSESVTEGHPDKVADQISDAILDDIMTNDPMGRVAVETFVHTGCVHVGGQITTQCYTDIPKIVRNVVREIGYTESEIGFDADTCGVLVSIDEQSPDIALGVNKAFECKEANGSNSGAACDDIEGTGAGDQGIMFGYACRETEEYMPLPITLAHKLCRKLSFCRRSEILPFLRPDGKSQVTIEYDQAKPVRIDSIVVSAHHKASVDTKTIREGILEKVINEVVPKDLMDDKTKIYINPTGRFVVGGPVADTGLTGRKIIVDTYGGMAHHGGGCFSGKDPTKVDRSACYAARYVAKNVVAAGLADRCEVAVAYAIGVAHPVSVSITTYNTHHIPKEKILELIHKNFDLRPGAIIRDLGLRKPIFRQVACYGHFGRHDLDLPWERLDKVDALRKGAGLPCGEPAGVK is encoded by the coding sequence ATGGAAATGGAAAGATTCTTATTCACATCAGAGTCTGTGACAGAGGGCCATCCGGACAAGGTCGCCGACCAGATATCCGATGCCATCCTCGATGACATCATGACAAACGACCCCATGGGTCGCGTTGCCGTGGAAACCTTCGTGCATACGGGGTGCGTCCACGTCGGCGGGCAGATTACCACGCAGTGCTATACTGATATTCCCAAGATAGTGAGAAATGTCGTCCGCGAAATTGGGTATACCGAATCGGAGATAGGCTTTGATGCCGACACATGCGGCGTACTGGTCTCAATTGATGAGCAGTCTCCCGATATCGCCCTTGGCGTGAACAAGGCCTTTGAGTGCAAGGAGGCGAACGGGAGCAACAGCGGCGCAGCATGTGATGATATCGAGGGAACCGGAGCAGGCGACCAGGGTATCATGTTCGGCTATGCCTGCCGTGAGACCGAGGAATACATGCCTCTCCCCATCACGCTTGCCCATAAGCTCTGCCGGAAGCTGAGCTTCTGCCGCCGCTCGGAGATCCTTCCGTTCCTGCGGCCCGACGGGAAGTCCCAGGTCACCATCGAGTACGACCAGGCGAAGCCCGTAAGGATAGACAGCATTGTCGTATCGGCGCACCACAAGGCCTCCGTTGACACGAAGACCATAAGGGAGGGCATCCTGGAGAAGGTTATCAATGAAGTGGTGCCCAAGGACCTCATGGATGACAAGACCAAGATCTATATCAATCCCACGGGGCGCTTTGTCGTGGGAGGGCCCGTGGCAGACACGGGGCTCACGGGGAGGAAGATCATCGTTGACACCTACGGCGGCATGGCCCACCATGGCGGCGGCTGCTTCTCCGGCAAGGACCCCACCAAGGTGGACCGCTCGGCATGCTACGCGGCGCGCTACGTGGCAAAGAACGTGGTGGCTGCAGGCCTTGCAGACCGGTGCGAGGTGGCTGTTGCCTATGCAATCGGCGTCGCCCACCCGGTGAGCGTGTCAATCACCACTTACAACACGCACCATATTCCCAAGGAGAAGATCCTAGAGCTTATCCACAAGAATTTTGACCTGAGGCCCGGCGCCATCATAAGGGATCTGGGGCTGAGAAAGCCTATTTTCCGCCAGGTTGCCTGCTATGGGCACTTCGGGCGC